A genomic window from Candidatus Binatia bacterium includes:
- a CDS encoding amidase family protein → MASPSFDVLETTIADIHTAYKSRQLSTRRLVEMYLQRIEAFDKKGPALNAIITLNSKALDEADRLDAAFKSTGFVGPLHGIPIIIKDQADAKDMPTTLGSLLFKDYYPERDATVVEKLKKAGAIILAKATLGELGGGDTHGSLFGSTKNPYALDRTAGGSSGGSAVSVAANYSTVAVGQEGFASIRRPSIWNCIVGMRPTAGLVSRGGVFAGWPDVAGSLGPMARTVRDLAILLDAMVGYDPEDPLTSRGVGHAPETYTQFLDKNALKGSRIGIVRESMGFDSEPDSEDFKKIAEVFDRAVGELKAAGAEIVDPVAIPKLKELLAKRAGSYAQAEQSFRVYFGRSTHPPFKSRQESAQSPDFPKVTRRSQDRWKRSEDPQKHYEYLLAREELTIHFLKVMADNKLDAIVHKAVEHQPTLIKDGVNPPFVDQKGAPHLNTFPVFVPSIVVPAGFTRDNLPAGITFLGRPYDDGNMIKLAYAYEQATHHRRPPASTTPL, encoded by the coding sequence ATGGCTTCGCCTTCGTTCGATGTTCTGGAAACGACCATCGCCGACATTCACACTGCTTACAAATCTAGGCAACTCAGCACGCGCCGGCTCGTCGAGATGTACCTCCAGCGCATCGAGGCCTTCGACAAGAAAGGACCCGCGCTTAACGCCATCATCACGCTGAACTCAAAAGCGCTCGACGAGGCCGACCGCCTCGATGCCGCGTTTAAAAGCACCGGCTTCGTCGGCCCGCTGCACGGCATCCCCATCATCATCAAGGACCAGGCGGACGCCAAAGACATGCCGACAACGCTCGGCTCGCTGTTGTTCAAGGACTACTATCCGGAGCGCGACGCAACGGTCGTGGAAAAGTTGAAAAAGGCCGGCGCGATCATTTTGGCCAAGGCGACCTTGGGCGAACTGGGCGGCGGCGACACGCACGGCTCGCTCTTCGGCTCGACGAAGAATCCCTACGCATTGGACCGAACGGCCGGCGGCTCCTCCGGCGGCTCGGCGGTCAGCGTCGCGGCGAATTACTCGACCGTCGCGGTCGGCCAGGAAGGCTTCGCGTCGATCCGACGGCCGTCGATTTGGAATTGCATCGTCGGTATGCGGCCCACCGCCGGCCTCGTCAGCCGCGGCGGCGTTTTCGCCGGTTGGCCGGACGTCGCCGGCTCGCTCGGCCCGATGGCGCGCACGGTGAGAGACCTGGCGATTCTGTTGGACGCGATGGTCGGCTACGATCCGGAAGATCCGCTCACGTCGAGGGGCGTCGGCCACGCTCCGGAGACCTATACGCAATTCCTCGACAAAAACGCCTTAAAGGGGTCGCGCATCGGCATTGTCCGCGAGTCGATGGGTTTCGACTCCGAGCCGGATTCCGAGGATTTTAAAAAGATCGCGGAAGTTTTCGACAGAGCCGTCGGCGAGTTGAAAGCCGCCGGCGCCGAGATAGTCGACCCGGTCGCAATCCCAAAGCTGAAGGAGCTGTTGGCGAAGCGCGCCGGCAGCTACGCACAGGCGGAGCAATCGTTCAGGGTCTACTTCGGCAGGAGCACACACCCGCCGTTCAAGTCACGTCAGGAGTCGGCCCAGTCGCCGGACTTCCCGAAGGTCACCCGCCGCTCACAGGACCGGTGGAAGCGTTCCGAAGATCCGCAGAAGCACTATGAATATCTTCTGGCGCGGGAGGAGCTGACGATCCATTTTCTAAAAGTCATGGCCGACAACAAGCTCGACGCCATCGTGCACAAGGCCGTCGAGCACCAGCCGACCCTCATCAAGGACGGCGTCAACCCGCCGTTCGTCGATCAGAAAGGCGCGCCGCATCTGAACACGTTTCCGGTCTTCGTTCCCTCGATCGTCGTTCCCGCGGGATTTACCCGCGACAATCTTCCGGCCGGGATCACTTTTTTGGGGCGGCCGTACGACGACGGCAACATGATCAAGCTCGCCTACGCCTACGAGCAGGCGACGCATCACCGGCGCCCGCCGGCGAGCACGACTCCGCTCTAA
- a CDS encoding M20 family metallopeptidase produces MTETSVKSEILRQRLVELTRDLILIPSTHDRPEEIERCLEFVINHVELQEAVVVQRYREEGSPSVVILPRNVSTPEVMLFAHIDVVSRPEGTEYRSTVGDGRIYGPGGGDMKGELAILLEIFRDSHERRPGISLGIAVTSDEETGGAHGTRFLIEKAGVRCGVAIVPDSGTINEIAVEEKGILHLKLRAHGASGHASRPWLVDNPMERMIVALNRVKNYFETLRDGDEHWHPTFALTMLHTENRVANRIPSFAEAVCDIRFPPPYTCGQMIAAVKKFTDVGMEFEVLVSAEPTKVSPDPLFLAATEEITGKPAKLIREHGGSDARFICRYGIPVIMSRPFVGNLHAENEWIDIASMETLYRIYERYLDKKLRPGD; encoded by the coding sequence ATGACCGAGACTAGCGTCAAGAGCGAAATTTTAAGACAGCGGCTGGTCGAGCTGACGCGCGATCTGATTCTCATTCCCAGCACCCACGACCGTCCGGAGGAGATCGAGCGCTGCCTGGAGTTCGTCATCAATCACGTGGAGCTGCAGGAAGCCGTCGTCGTCCAGCGCTATCGGGAAGAGGGGAGCCCCTCGGTGGTGATCCTGCCGCGCAACGTTTCGACGCCCGAGGTGATGCTTTTCGCTCACATCGACGTGGTCTCACGCCCAGAGGGAACTGAGTATCGCTCTACGGTCGGCGACGGCAGGATCTACGGACCGGGAGGCGGCGACATGAAAGGGGAGCTGGCGATCCTGCTGGAAATCTTTCGCGATTCCCACGAGCGCCGGCCGGGAATTTCCCTGGGAATCGCCGTCACGTCGGACGAAGAAACCGGCGGGGCGCACGGCACGCGGTTTCTCATCGAAAAGGCGGGCGTCCGCTGCGGCGTCGCCATCGTACCCGACTCTGGCACGATCAATGAGATCGCCGTCGAGGAAAAAGGGATTCTTCATTTGAAGCTCCGAGCGCACGGCGCTTCGGGCCACGCCTCGCGTCCATGGCTCGTCGACAATCCCATGGAGCGGATGATCGTCGCTCTCAATCGGGTCAAAAATTATTTCGAGACGCTCAGAGACGGCGACGAGCATTGGCATCCGACATTTGCTCTTACCATGCTGCACACCGAGAATCGGGTTGCGAACCGGATACCGTCGTTCGCGGAAGCGGTCTGCGACATCCGCTTTCCGCCGCCGTATACCTGCGGGCAGATGATAGCCGCGGTAAAAAAATTCACTGACGTGGGAATGGAATTCGAAGTGCTCGTCTCCGCCGAGCCGACGAAAGTCTCGCCCGACCCGCTTTTTCTCGCCGCCACCGAGGAGATCACCGGCAAGCCGGCCAAGCTCATCCGCGAGCACGGCGGCAGCGACGCGCGCTTTATCTGCCGCTACGGGATTCCGGTCATCATGTCGCGGCCGTTCGTCGGCAACCTCCACGCCGAGAACGAGTGGATCGACATCGCGTCGATGGAGACGCTGTATCGGATCTACGAGCGGTATCTGGACAAGAAGCTACGACCCGGAGACTGA
- a CDS encoding DUF5666 domain-containing protein: protein MKNPTSFLAAVLVGLFVLAGNARIHAQVSPSRQPGTIRGKITAVNAAELSVAAANGEVRATVPDKTVIRQEIAMQLSDIAPGMYLGTTAEKQADGTFRASEVHVFSEDQRGTGEGHRPSSSVPNSTMTNASVEKVEDVVVQDVKGRVMSLKFSDGEIKVFVPPGIPLVKRVVASRDALKPGAEVSLQGTPGPDGTVIASQITIRASK, encoded by the coding sequence ATGAAAAATCCGACCTCTTTTTTAGCTGCGGTCCTTGTCGGTCTTTTTGTTCTCGCCGGAAACGCCCGCATCCATGCGCAGGTGAGTCCGTCCCGCCAGCCCGGAACGATCAGGGGGAAAATTACCGCCGTTAACGCCGCCGAACTGTCGGTCGCGGCGGCAAACGGCGAGGTGCGCGCGACGGTCCCGGACAAAACCGTCATCCGGCAGGAGATCGCGATGCAACTTTCCGACATCGCGCCCGGGATGTATCTGGGAACGACGGCCGAGAAGCAGGCCGATGGCACGTTCCGCGCCTCGGAGGTTCATGTCTTCTCGGAAGACCAGCGTGGAACCGGAGAAGGTCATCGGCCGTCTTCTTCCGTCCCCAACAGCACAATGACCAACGCCAGCGTCGAGAAAGTCGAAGACGTCGTCGTGCAGGATGTTAAGGGACGAGTCATGTCTCTGAAATTTAGTGATGGAGAAATCAAGGTCTTTGTCCCTCCCGGCATTCCCCTCGTCAAGCGCGTAGTCGCCAGCCGCGATGCCTTGAAACCCGGCGCAGAAGTCTCGCTTCAGGGGACTCCCGGTCCCGACGGCACTGTCATCGCAAGCCAGATCACAATCCGCGCGAGCAAGTGA